The Flavobacteriales bacterium genome contains the following window.
GGTCTGCAGGCTCATCGAATGTTGATGAAACTACCTCCGCGTTTACATTACGTTTCATGTCTGTAACCTCTTCAGGACGTTCATCTACTAATAAGATGATCAAATAAATTTCTGGGTGATTTGCAGCAATTGCATTTGCAACATCTTGAAGTAAGATTGTCTTACCTGTTTTAGGCTGTGCAACGATTAATCCTCTTTGCCCTTTTCCAATTGGAGTGAACAAGTCAATCATTCGTGTAGAAATAGTACTGCTCTTTTCAGATAAGTTTAATTTGTCTGAAGGGAAAAGAGGCGTTAGGTGATCAAATGCAACCCTATCTCTTATGTCAGAAGGGTTTCTACCATTAATTTCTATTACCTTAATAAGAGGGAAATATTTTTCACCTTCTTTTGGAGGTCTAACAGAACCTAATACTGTATCCCCTGTTTTTAATCCAAATAATTTAATCTGAGATTGAGAAACGTAAACATCATCCGGAGATGTTAAGTAGTTATAATCAGAAGATCTTAGGAACCCATATCCATCAGGCATAATTTCTAACACGCCTTCACTAGAGATTATTCCATCAAAATTAAATTCTGGTTTTTTTGGCTCTCTTGGTTTGTCGAAATTTTTTCTAGGATTATTGTTTTGAGGCCTATCTGAAGGAGCTCGTTCCGGTCTCTTTTTATCGTCTTCGTTAGATTTTGAATCTCCGTTTTTTGAAGTAGGACGGGTAGAAGTTGTTTTAGCCTCTGGAGATGGCTTTTTGTCGTCTGCTGGTTTTGCAACAGCTTTAGCTGCTGGCTTAGTTTCTTTTGGTTTAGATTCTGTTGCAGGTTTTGCCTCTGGGCTTAATGCTTGCTGATCTAAAATCTTGTATACTAAATCTTGTTTTTCTAGTACATCATACTCTGCTACTGATAGATCTTTTGCTATGTCTCTCAGTTTTTCAATTGCCTTACTATTCAAATTTAGGATATCGTACATGTTGCGTAACGTGTTTTAGTTTTTAGTCTGTTAACTAATATGAAGTGATTGGTGAATTTTAGAAAAAAATAATTATCGAATGAATTTTACGGACAGCAGAAAATCTATACGGAAGAGTGCCATTGTCGGAGAAAAGACAAGCAATATTACAAATTTAATTAATTACAAAAAACAAAATTTAAAATTATTCTCTCTGCTTTATTCAAGGACAATAAAGCTGAATTGTTTTAACTTTAACGCAACAATCTTTATAATGATTCAAAGAATTCAATCAATTTATATTGCAGCTGCTATTGCCTTAGGAATGTGCATGTTGTTTCTTCCTCTTAGTATTGTAACAATAGAGGAGACAGGTAGCGTACTAACTCTTTCTTCTCTTGAATTAGTTAATTCTGATG
Protein-coding sequences here:
- the rho gene encoding transcription termination factor Rho, with translation MYDILNLNSKAIEKLRDIAKDLSVAEYDVLEKQDLVYKILDQQALSPEAKPATESKPKETKPAAKAVAKPADDKKPSPEAKTTSTRPTSKNGDSKSNEDDKKRPERAPSDRPQNNNPRKNFDKPREPKKPEFNFDGIISSEGVLEIMPDGYGFLRSSDYNYLTSPDDVYVSQSQIKLFGLKTGDTVLGSVRPPKEGEKYFPLIKVIEINGRNPSDIRDRVAFDHLTPLFPSDKLNLSEKSSTISTRMIDLFTPIGKGQRGLIVAQPKTGKTILLQDVANAIAANHPEIYLIILLVDERPEEVTDMKRNVNAEVVSSTFDEPADRHVKIANIVLEKAKRMVECGTDVVILLDSITRLARAYNTESPASGKVLSGGVDANALHKPKRFFGAARNIEFGGSLTIIATALTETGSKMDEVIFEEFKGTGNMELQLDRKIANKRIYPAIDLVASSTRRDDLLVEKEALQKIWILRNHLSDMNPLEAMQFLRDRIKGTKSNEEFLISMNS